From the genome of Chroicocephalus ridibundus chromosome 1, bChrRid1.1, whole genome shotgun sequence, one region includes:
- the PRDM15 gene encoding PR domain zinc finger protein 15 isoform X5: MAEDSSEETMFIWCDDCGLYHDSECPELGPVVTVKDSFVLSRARSSLPSNLEIRQLEDGTEGVFALTQLVKRTQFGPFESKRVAKLEKESVFPLKVFQKGGPLLYFDTSNEDDCNWMMMVRPATKYEHQNLTAFQQDNDIYFTTSRDIPPGTELRVWYAAFYGKKMEKPVLKQVTSIANDMSLVVMESDKEGNKISSKPSSAVFPPKKTRKSSIPAADPAVNAPEGSGAAEAESSQWTCKVCSSAFQEPQLLTEHLLSHLEQAKSAPQTSQDEAVAEKAAEPPPVDQPVICDAASASTESRRKARRGRKPKTAKAEIPLVVIEDKDSAEEHVAEVVTEVPPDEVALPSATEERIMEFVLGRMPSTTNSISSVTKHGIRRKLIKQLGEHKRVYQCSICSKIFQNSSNLSRHIRSHGDKLFKCEECAKLFSRKESLKQHVSYKHSRNEVDSEYRYKCTTCEKAFRIESALEFHNCRTDDKTFQCEMCFRFFSTNSNLSKHKKKHGDKKFACEICNKMFYRKDVMLDHQRRHLEGVRRVKREDFEHSTENMVRYKKEPSGCPVCGKVFSCRSNMNKHLLTHGDKKYTCEICGRKFFRVDVLRDHIHVHFKDIALMDDHQREEFIGKIGISSEENDDNSDESADSEPHKYSCKRCQLTFGRGKEYLKHIMDVHKEKGYGCSICNRRFALKATYHAHMVIHRENLPDPNVQKYIHPCEICGRIFNSIGNLERHKLIHTGVKSHACEQCGKSFARKDMLKEHMRVHDNIREYLCAECGKGMKTKHALRHHMKLHKGIKEYECKECHRKFAQKVNMLKHYKRHTGIKDFMCELCGKTFSERNTMETHKLIHTVGKQWTCSVCDKKYVTDYMLQKHIQLTHDKVEAQSCQLCGTKVSTRASMSRHMRRKHPEILSVRIDDLEQLPETTTIDASSIGIVQPELALEQGELPEGKQHMKALKRGQKRKQKSGEEEEAQVPEDPAFSEYTEKEGEFTGNVGDETNSAVQSIQQVVVTLGDPNVTAPSSSVGLTNITVTPITTAAGTQFTHLQPVAVGHLTAPERQLQLDNSILTVTFDTVSGSAMLHNRQSDIQIQPQPEAANPQSVAHFINLTTLVNSIAPLGNQITEQHPLTWRSVPQTDVLQPQAQPTQQQSGQQQVQTEQQQQMYSY, from the exons ATCATCTCTGCCTTCTAATTTGGAGATAAGACAATTGGAAGACGGGACTGAAGGAGTGTTTGCTCTGACTCAGCTAGTGAAACGTACCCAGTTTGGCCCATTTGAATCCAAGAGAGTTGCCAAGCTGGAAAAAGAATCAGTTTTTCCCCTGAAG GTGTTCCAGAAGGGTGGGCCCCTGTTATATTTTGACACCTCAAATGAAGATGATTGCAACTGGATGATGATGGTGCGACCAGCCACCAAATATGAGCATCAAAACTTAACTGCCTTCCAGCAAGACAATGATATTTACTTCACCACTTCCCGGGACATCCCACCAGGAACTGAGCTGCGAGTGTGGTATGCAGCTTTTTACggcaaaaaaatggaaaagccagTGCTGAAGCAGGTCACTAGTATTGCCAATG aTATGTCCTTGGTAGTGATGGAATCTGATAAAGAGGGGaataaaatatcttcaaaacCTTCATCTGCTGTCTTCCCCCCTAAAAAAACTAGGAAATCCAGCATACCAGCAGCTGATCCAGCAG TGAATGCTCCAGAAGGCAGtggagctgcagaagcagagtCTAGCCAGTGGACGTGTAAAGTGTGTTCATCTGCTTTCCAGGAGCCTCAGCTGCTGACAG AGCACTTGCTGAGTCACCTGGAACAAGCTAAAAGTGCCCCCCAAACCAGCCAGGATGAAGCTgttgcagagaaagcagcagagcctCCCCCTGTGGATCAGCCAGTGATTTGTGATGCAGCCAGTGCCAGTACAGAGTCAAGGAGGAAGGCCAGGCGGGGAAGAAAGcccaaaacagcaaaagcagaaataccTCTAGTCGTTATCGAAGATAAAGATTCTGCAG AGGAACATGTAGCTGAAGTTGTAACTGAGGTCCCACCAGACGAGGTAGCCCTGCCTTCAGCTACAGAAGAGAGAATTATGGAATTTGTTTTAGGAAGGATGCCTAGCACCACAAATAGCATCAGTTCAGTGACAAA ACATGGTATACGGCGGAAGCTGATAAAACAACTTGGGGAGCACAAGCGAGTCTATCAATGCAGTATCTGCAGTAAGATCTTCCAGAACAGCAGCAACCTCAGCAGGCACATCCGTTCTCATG GTGACAAACTATTTAAATGTGAGGAATGCGCAAAGCTGTTCAGCCGTAAAGAGAGCTTGAAGCAGCATGTTTCATACAAGCACAGCAGGAACGAA GTTGACAGTGAGTACAGATACAAGTGCACCACGTGTGAAAAGGCCTTTCGGATAGAGAGTGCGTTGGAATTCCATAACTGCAGGACAG ATGACAAGACATTCCAGTGTGAGATGtgtttcagatttttctctacaAACAGTAATctttcaaaacacaagaaaaagcacGGGGATAAGAAGTTTGCGTGTGAAATCTGCAATAAGATGTTCTACCGGAAGGACGTCATGCTAGACCATCAAAGACGACATTTGGAAG GGGTGAGGCGTGTGAAAAGAGAAGACTTTGAGCACAGCACGGAAAACATGGTTCGCTACAAGAAGGAGCCTTCGGGATGCCCCGTGTGTGGGAAG gtATTTTCATGTAGGAGCAATATGAACAAACACCTTTTAACACATGGAGACAAGAAATACACTTGTGAAATCTGTGGACGTAAATTTTTCAGGGTGGATGTGTTGAGAGATCATATTCATGTCCATTTTAAG GACATAGCACTAATGGATGATCACCAAAGAGAAGAGTTCATTGGTAAAATTGGAATCTCGTCAGAAGAAAATGATGACAACTCTGATGAAAGTGCAGATTCTGAGCCTCACAAGTATAGCTGCAAAAGGTGCCAG TTGACTTTCGGCAGAGGGAAGGAGTACTTGAAGCACATAATGGACGTGCACAAGGAGAAGGGCTATGGCTGTAGCATTTGTAATCGACGTTTTGCCTTGAAGGCAACTTACCACGCACACATGGTCATTCATCGGGAGAACCTGCCTGATCCTAATGTGCAGAA ATACATCCATCCATGTGAAATCTGTGGAAGAATTTTTAACAGTATAGGAAATCTGGAAAGACATAAGCTTATACATACAG gtgtaAAAAGTCATGCTTGTGAGCAATGTGGCAAATCATTTGCTAGAAAAGACATGTTAAAAGAACATATGCGAGTCCATGATAATATCCGAGAATACTTGTGTGCAGAATGTGGCAAAG GAATGAAGACAAAACATGCACTTCGTCACCACATGAAGCTTCACAAAGGCATTAAAGAATATGAATGCAAAGAGTGTCACCGAAAATTTGCACAGAAAGTCAACATGCTGAAGCATTACAAAAGACACACGG GAATCAAAGATTTCATGTGTGAACTCTGTGGCAAGACGTTTAGTGAGAGAAATACAATGGAGACTCATAAGTTGATTCACACAG TAGGAAAACAGTGGACTTGTTCAGTCTGTGATAAGAAATATGTCACTGATTACATGCTACAGAAGCATATCCAGCTCACTCATGATAAGGTAGAAGCCCAGAGCTGTCAGCTCTGTGGGACAAAGGTTTCTACCAGAGCATCCATGAGCCGACATATGAGGCGTAAACATCCAGAG ATTCTTTCAGTGAGGATTGACGATTTAGAGCAGCTGCCAGAGACGACTACCATTGATGCCTCCTCAATTGGGATTGTTCAG CCGGAATTAGCCTTGGAACAGGGAGAATTACCAGAAGGGAAACAGCATATGAAAGCTCTTAAACGTGGCCAGAAACGAAAACAAAAGtcaggtgaggaagaggaagcacaAGTGCCTGAGGACCCTGCCTTCAGTGAATACACAGAGAAGGAAGGTGAATTCACAGGGAATGTTGGAGATGAGACTAATTCAGCTGTACAGAGCATCCAGCAG gtGGTGGTGACCCTTGGCGACCCAAATGTCACAGCCCCTTCCAGTTCTGTCGGGCTGACAAATATCACTGTTACCCCCATTACGACGGCAGCTGGAACCCAATTCACACACCTCCAGCCAGTGGCTGTGGGCCATCTGACTGCACCTGAACGCCAGTTACAGCTGGACAACTCAATTCTCACCGTCACGTTTGACACTGTCAGTGGTTCCGCCATGCTGCACAACCGCCAAAGTGACATTcagatccagccgcagccagaggCAGCCAATCCTCAGTCTGTGGCTCATTTTATAAACCTGACCACCTTGGTGAACTCCATTGCTCCTCTAGGGAACCAGATAACAGAACAGCATCCTCTGACGTGGAGGTCAGTGCCTCAGACTGATGTCTTgcagccccaggcacagccaaCACAGCAGCAGTCAGGACAACAACAGGTTCAAACAGAGCAACAACAACAGATGTATAGCTACTAA